In Nicotiana tabacum cultivar K326 chromosome 10, ASM71507v2, whole genome shotgun sequence, the DNA window tattaatccgctagcatGCGGTTATCGGGctgtttatcggcctaattcaatcaaaataaaataaaatttagtctTTGTGTGTTTAAATAGATGGTCGACGTACTAAGAGGGACGAAGCAGAAGAGACACCGTGATGGGTAAATCATCTGTCTAGAATCTTATTTATGTTTATGCACATTGACCTTAGTCCATGTGAAAGATTTCCAATTGGCTGTTGTTAAAACAAATGCTCGTCATGCTTAGAATTCTAGGATGCCTTAAAACCCAGGAAAAGTTGATGAAGCAGTGGTGTAATTGGTGTTGTTATCTTGTTTCAGACAACAAATTATGTCTTTTGTCACAGTTAGATGACTCATTTTATTTGGCTTTCTTTTATTCTAATTCATTTTGATAGAGTTACTGGAGGAAGaagggtttttgattatttaatatatatatatatatatatatatatatatatatatatatatatatatatatatatatatatatatatatatggataaaaataaattttatatgtatatatatattcttaacgggttaacggattatccgttaagaaaattgaataatccgcccccaaactaataagccgttaataaaaaaatttcaattcgttccccgtccgttaaaccgctAACCTGATACCAATAAGCCGttaagcttcggtttcggttcaattttcggtttcggttcgattttgaacacccctactgTAGAGTAAATATATAATTGGCACAACACCTAAAACCCTCctaaatttaataaaaatatactaTTAACAATAAGATAATTACAATATTCAAAGATAAAAATACTCTTTTAAACTAAGTAATTTGTGTAGTACAATTTCTTCaccacaaaaaaagaagaaaaaaaaaagagaggagaaaaTGGTTTTGGTGATGGGTTACTTTAAAAAGCAGAAACGATGCGTAGAGTAACCGCTAGCCAGAACCAACCGAGAGATAGAAAAGAGTAGTCCAACCCTACACTCTTTTCCTTCCAAACAGATCAACTGATTGCTGCTATATATCTATTAAAAAAACCACAATCCAAAACAAAAACATATTTGTTTAGatccaaaaatgtgttgcggtGGTAGAATTTGCATGTTGTGCACATGCGTTGTACTAATTGTGGTTGCGATCGATTTCTTGTTTGGATTTGGAGTATTCAAGAATGGTTTTCACAAATTGAAGGACAGTATTCATGTTGTTGATTGTCTTAATGCTCTCTGTTCCTCCCCTACTGGTCGAAGGCCCTTTTTGGGTTTCCCCCCTGCTCCTTCACCATCCTATTAATTACTACTCCATCTCGTTTTGCGATGTTTAAAATAAGATGGGGTTGTATGGTTTTAGAATTTCTGACCATTGTTTGATTTGTTCATACTACTACTCCATTAGTTAAATGTTCATCTTGCTTTTACTTTGATGTTCAAATTTGTTGGCtcaactttttgtatttttttgtgtTAAGTACTAAGTACTTTATACCTAAATCCCTATTTTAGTACTAAAATTTAGGACTTCATTTTCATATTAGactattcaaatttaaaactgGTTATGCTCTGCAAAGGTCTGAAGTAGGggttcattttttttcattttaatgtTTGCTTGATTTATTCAGACAACTTTTCTTGGTCTTGTGGATCTCAAATTGACTAATTGAGGGTTGGATTCTGTTTTAGTTTGCTTTCCAACTATTGTGTACGTTTTTCTGTTGTTGGAAAAGCAACTGCTTCATAAAAGAAGACTAGCCCCATGAGCACCCCCAACAACTTTTGGTTAGAAGAGAAGAATGTTTTATACCTATAAAATACAACTTACACGTATCTCGATATTTTATATTTGATAAATCGAAAGAAATCAcataatacttttttttttgttttcatgaGATTTGAACTAGATCTTCAAGATCTAAAGATCTTCACTCACTTCTAGGTCATATCCTGAGGCGGAGCCGGAGAAATAAATATGAGTTCGAATGAATCCAATAATTTTTGCTTAGAccttgtatttgtattaaaaattcatcaaatatatatatatatatattaaattgcTAACTCAGCAGCTAAACGAGTTATGATTCAATAACAATTTAAGAACTCATAAATATTAAATCCTAACTCTAGCCCTGCATATCCTTTGAATGCTTGGATAGAAGAATGGTTTCTTGGCTATATCTTGTGGAATATACATTTAACAAAATGCAAATCCTAGTGCTTGCTGGATAAGTTACACAATTTCAATAAATTCAAAATGTCAGTCCAACTTATGAAACATCCAAAATAGCGTACGCAATGGACTATCAATCGGCTAAAAAGGTGCTTCAATCATTGAATTTGTAATATACACGACCCACAGAAGGTTCAGTCCTACCACCAACAAAATTAGCCAGAGAAGATAGAAAAGAACCAACTAATAAAGAAAAACTCTGATATACCTGCCTCGACAATATCTCAATATATGTACAATTTGGACGTCCACCCATTTCATTACTGGATGTACATTTGTGTGACCCCATGAAGACAAAAGGAAATAATTTCTTATGACCAATTACAAtttgaatcgaagaaaatgatcAAACAAAAATTATCATAACGATCTCCGGTGGAAAAACTATATACgaaaaaatatttgtaatgaGCTATAAAACCAATCTATCATAAGACAAAGGGAGGTAGAATCAGGTGAAAACGGGCACTTTGCCTACACAAGTCTATTTTGTCTCTCCCCACCTCTTGCAGATCTCATCTGTACATCTGCGTCGTAATGAGCAAAGGCAGCATCAAGAACCTGCATAAAAGCATATTTGTCAATTAGTTCCAGCTAATAAGCTTCAGTGCAAGATAATCATGCAGTATGAGACTGAAATAAATTAAAACTCCTACAGTAGACAGTTCCCTAGAACAAGATTGAGGCATCTTCCATCATAGAATACAAGATAGAATAGAAAAACTTCGTGTTCAATGACATTAATCATTCCAATAACCAAACGAGAAGCAGGAGAAAAACAAGGCAAATTGGAGGCAAAATGTCTCAAAAGAAATGCTTAACACGGTTTGAGAGTTAAAAATAAGAAGAGTACATTTATAGATGAAATTCTGTTACACTGATCTCTTAACTAAAGCTGCCGTTAGTATACTGAAGGCCAGAAGTTCACCTGAAGCATTGGCTGTACAAGAAGGGAAACTTGATGTTGGATATCAGATTGCACAGATTCCTTAATCTTCTGAACATCAATAAGAAGATAAAAATTTAATGCCATAGGAAATAAATTCTCAAATCAGATAGACCAATAACTAGCAAGAGATTAACATTATCAAgtaattttattttcaataacaTTATCGTAAATTGCTCACGAACAGTCCACCTTGGCCGGTTTAGTCTTGAATTTTATTATGTTCTCATGTTTCCTATGCCATCCCCTACCAAATATGTTTAGTTTTGTATTCCTATATGAATCCTTTCCAAGACATCATACATGGAGAAAAGCAATCACAGATAACAAAAATATGAACGGTGAAAATGATTTCAGAAACGCCACTACCTGCAGCTTTCCATATATTTGGGACATCACATCCTTTAATCTAGTTAACTGTCAAATGATAAGCATTAGAAAAGGCCACGGAAATGAAATAAGTTCTAAAATCAATGGAACTTATCTCGATAGAAGGAAAACCCAATGAAATAAGTTCTAAATATAGTAATAATTCTGAGAGACCAAACTATAGTTAACACATAACACATACACCTAACTTTGAACAATTAGAATAAACAAAGTTCTGTAACTAAATCTTTCTTTTGGACCATAACAACATTATTCTGTTATAAGGTAACAGGAACTCCAAATAACGTTGACAGTGAAGCATCAAGATCGAACATTACCttagtttaaaaatatttacttgtTATTGGATACAATGACCAGAAATGCTTCAACATTTCCTGAATTGATGTCCAGTGCTACAAGCAAAATGAAAACTAATAGCGAAAGCACAGGGCAAAATATCAGTTCAAGATAAACTAAAATACAGTGGAATTACTCACAAGTAGCAATTCATTTTTTGGTTGCACTAAGTAACTGATCCAAAAGACGCTCACCGGGGTTCTTTCCCAGATGATACTTGGCGCACTGAGAACCTGCTAACAAATTATATACAGTTAACTTCTCCATGGCCAATATGATAACATTCCGTGgcaattttaaattaaaaaggtaaaaatacctTGAGAGCTACTTCTGAACTAATTTTTGGTTCAGTTTATTCTCGAGAAGAGAAGAATTGATCTCGGAAATGGATTCCTCTAAGGAGCTAAAAGGCTTCTTGTACGATCACACTAGGTTTCAACTGTTTCATCCCAACAACTGCATCCCCCAAAGCCTTTATTGCATTTGCGCGTTGAGAATCAAAGTAAGTAGTCTCGAGGAACCTGATTCAGGACAAAATCATATATTAGATAATCAATTGGATCTACAGAGACAGAGTTCAACAAAATAGACCTAATGAAAGCCACACGTTGATACTCAGGAATGCAACTGGACGATCACAAGGTGAATGAAGATCCTCAATATCATGAGCCACTCGGAGAATTTTATCCAGGCGTTTTTTATATCCTTTTCATCAGACACTTCGATAGCTAGTTCAGCTGTTCCGCGCAGAAACCCAAACCAAAGTGGTGAGTTGTACAAACACTTTTTATGGGCTCAGATTGCAAGAGATAAGTGAACAATTTAACAGTAAATGTGCTCTACCCTGTTTGCCCTGGTGAATGCTTCAGCAACAGACCGTGAACCATCCAGTTCAACATCTTTGCAGATTGGACAAACAACAAATGTAAGAAGGAAAAGCATCAAGTCAAATTTGAAATGATTGTTACAAGTACAAAATAAATGAATTTAGAACCACAAAACACCGGAGCCAGAAGCTTACGTACAACTCTTCCTCAAAGGACCATGGCTGCATGCTTGTAGAGGAGCTGCGAGGATGATCTCTTGTATGGCTCATACTGTGGATCCAAAATCTCCTAGTTTCACCATGAGGTAGTCCATGATCCTATTTTTCCATGCCATAAACCATAAAATGTTAGGTTGCATTTAAGAGGATATATCTAAAGCATACATGAAGACCGGTAGGTCTAGCTACTAAAAGATGCTCCAAAATGTATGCATGATGTAAATACTCACTGGCAACTtctgcaaagaaaagaaaaatgggaaggaGAAGGAGACAACAACTatgcctcagtcccaaacaagttgagTTTGTCTATATGAATCTACCATGTTCCTCATTTAAAATTATCAGGCAAATGTATTGTGAGGATTCATCATGTATTTCCTGGTTTAATGTTGGCATTCAACCTACCAAAACCCTCCTCCTCTATCCGAGCTTGGGACCGGCAATGTGAGAAGTCACACTAGCGGAGTTGGGAAGGAGAAGAGATCGAGAAATATGGTAAACGCGTCTTCTCAGTTAATGTTCTACCAATTTATTGATGTTAACTCGCTTGTATTATATCAAGGACACCTTGATCACGAATTTATACGAAAAAACTTTTATTTTTCTATAGAAAACTACGCTATTTCATCGGACATTTTAGGAAAGAAAACTATGTTATTTCATTTGACGTATGAGGAAAAATATGGGCAGCTAATCTTCAACTGGACAAGATCATTCATTACTAAGCCGTCAGCAATTGCAGAGCAGAAAATTTGACGATGTACCTGGAGGTGTATGTAATCATCGCCTTCATCTGGTTCCATGTCCAGAGTTGGATCCACCCGTCTGATCTGGAAGGAAGACCAATCATTCAAAGAAACAATTTTCTCCTTCCATTTCCTCTCAAGGGGAAAAATAACAGAGATACTCAGATAGCAAgagggagggagagagagagcAGTAATATACACCTCACTTCTCAAGTTTTGGATGTCAAttgttaaataattaaaattggtAAAATCTGATGTACAAACCTTCTTCCGAGCTTCATAAGCTAACAGATCATCTTGCTTCAAGAACCTGCAACAATGTTTTTCGTACTGTGGAGGTATTCTGCTCTTAAATATTTGGTCCAAAATTCCTTTTCTATCATCTGATAAGATTTGTGTCTTATTATTTTGAAAGACTGTAAGTTCAACCATTTAAAAGTGCAATAAGATTTGagtcttgctttttttttttttaacacttGATAAAGGcagcccgatgcactaagctcccgctatgcgcgggatcCGGGAAAGGGCTAGACCACAAAGGTGTAttatacgcagccttaccctacatttctgcaagaagCTGTTTCCACGggttgaacccgtgacctccaggtaaagttgttgccatgtgaccaggaggtcatgggttcaagccgtggaaacagcctcttgcagaaatgcagggtaggactgcgtacaatagacccttgtggtccggctctTCCCCGGACCTCGCGCATAGAGGGAGCTTAGTGCTCCGGGCTGCCCTTTATCAAGTGGTAAAgggggaaaaaaagagagagatggAAGCCAGAAAATGTGGTAAACTTAAGGTGGCACAACAGTTTTCCGCTTGCTTCCACATCCGATGGTAGTTAAAAAGGTTTCCAAAACTTCACCTAAGATTAAGACTTGATGATGGCAAGCTAGCCCCAAGATTTTGGAATAAACTAAGCACATATATCTCGCCCAACATGCACTTGTGTATGAAAATATTAAGAAGATCAGAATGAACCTTATTGATAGAGTTTAAATCGCTTCTGCAAATAAAAAGATTCAATCTCATTTATTTGCACAGTCTTTTACCTTGCTCGGCACGAAGTTCAAATATGCCATTTAGGCCAGTTGGTTTCTCAGCAAAGATCTAAAACTAAATTTCCAACATGATTAGGCACCGATTACAAAGCAAAGTTACATCTAAGGTTGTTAAAATACTTTTTTGTCATAATGAACTCGACAAAGCTCTAATGCCAGTTGCTCTTATTTAAAATTCAACAAGTAGCATCTGTTGTAGATATTAAAGAGCCGTGTGAAAGATATGATATCTGGAAACAGAAACTTCACTTAAAGAATTAGGTAAAATGAAACTTAAGGATTGAGGGTACTCCTTTTTCATGTAATAACTTGTGTGTATCAAATTTGACAAGTGAAGCAGTGGTTCCTGACTGCACTGTAGAAGCCAATAACTTCGAGCCTCTAGGAGTGATTGGCCTTCCTGGAGCATGTTCAAGTTTCACAACTTGGCTCCATTTCTTCCATATCCATAAGCTTAAGATGTCGAGGAGTCTTGAAACACCTCTACTCTCTATTGACAGGTGCAAATTCACAACACAATACCATAAACTCAAGGTTTGCCTACTTTATGCTCCAGCGTGGAACCAAGCACATGCCATTCCTGAACACTTTTAACCAATTGCTCTAACATTTTGTAATTTCAAAACTCTTCCTAGTTTAACTGAGACATCCATTTGAAGCAAAATCCACTCATGTATTTCTCATTTCATCTAGGCAGATGAAGTTTCCATACCTTATGTCATATCATTTAAGCTGAGTTTGATTTCTTTATAATGTTCCATTAATTTAAACCATTTCATAGAACACATAAGATTACCTGGTGAATAACCTCTGGTGCCAAGATAAATGTAACTCTGTTTGTCCGAAACACCAATGGAGAAAAGCAGATAGTTAAGCTTTCATGTCCACAAAGTACAGGATCACACAAGGCCCCTTGGGAGGGGGGGGGAAGGAAGCAAATCCAATGACGACATTTTTGCTGGCAAAAGATCTCTCTCGAAATTCAGTTTCATTTCTATCTACTTCTATTCTGTTATTGGATCAATAATAGGGTTACAGAAGTACTAAATACCTTCTGCATTAGGAGAATTTGATCAGATTTCATAGAAAACGCTTTTGATTAGACATACGTTTGAGCTAAAAAAAAATCATACTGCAACCTATTAGGCAGGTATCATTGCTGCATCTGGTGACAGGCATTGTAACCCCTAGCACAGGGAGAGAAGAGTTTCCTCTGACCTGAGCATTAAATAGAGGTTTTACACTCGACATGTCATTTTTAAAGCCAACGTGCTGTTTAGGCTTCTTCCTGTCACTCTGATCCAGCAGCTTCTGCAGTTCAATTGCACGACAAAATACTGCAACACTTTTCACAATGTATAGAGGAAACAGCTGCCAGGTATTCAGGTGTTCCAGATATAGCTCAACACTTTCATTAAGTCAATAACAGCATTTTAACAAAAAAGTAATAAAACTAAGAGTCTTTTTTAGATAATAACCTTCCTTGCAGCCCAAAATTCAGCTTCTGATAGAACACCTCCAATGGCAAGTTGCTTATGAAGTGTCTGCAATACACTATCACTTTATATATTTTACCGACCAACTAACGAGAAGTAAATGTCATGATCAGTTGCCAACTTAACCGGGAGGGGGCAGGACAAAAACTAACAGGCAGTTTCTTGTCAAAATCAGGTAGCATTATGAAAAAGGTTCAGAATTCAATGACCTTCTGCAACACCGAACCATGTAAAAATGAACTACATTTGCCTTTCTCAGCAGTAACTTAATCCAGTGCTCCATTTCTGCTGCACTGAGTTGTTCAACAGGTAGAACAGCAGCATTTTCAGAAGCAGCTCTCCAGCTTTTCCAGAAGCTGCAATGCACCATATACAAAAAGCTTGAGATATGTTATCTTGTCTGATCAGCAAATCACTGAAGTACTAACCCAACCAGTTAAAATAGCACGTTGGTTCGAAGGCACACTTATAATTTAATAATCGCcaaatttaattgatttttagcAGCTGGAACTAAAAAATGTCACCGAACATTCTAAGAGGCTGTAATCTGAACCAGTAATTTATAATCACCGATGCGACAAAGAGATAGTAAATACGAAACTAAGACTAGAAATTGTAAATCTCTGATGGATGAAAAGCAAACCTTAAACTGCAAAAACTAATGCCAATTATATGCACTTGCAATGGACATTATGGCTGACAGTTCCTACAATTTCTTCTCATGTGAAATAGCCAAGTTCAATGGCTTgtccttttacttttttattttttataactatGGTGCTGGGCCAACTTGCAcgcacctcgactattccaccgggtacctgctacctcccaccagctcAGGTGACCACTAGGCCATACCCTTGGGTGCCTCGGCACCTTGCTAGTTCTACATTAACATTTTTGTTATTAGTGATATACCTACCAACCAGATAGATTAAACCCCATAAATGAAATAATTATGTACTACAAGAGAAACCAACAACACCACTAACTGTAATGAGTCTTGGATAAATCAAGCTTCCATGTATTAGAAGCACAATAGTCCAAGTTTAGCCAAATAGTGACATGTGCAATACAAGTCAATGCATATCCCAAGGACCTACCTACGAATTCTCAGCCTTTTCACGGTCAAAGAAGCTATCAAACTCAAATATATACAAAAGCTGGAAGGTATGTTATCTTGTCTGCTCAGCAAATCACCTGAAGTACTAACCCAGCCGGTTAAAATAGCATGTTGGAACTTCGAAGGCACACTTATCATTTAATAATCACCGTATTTTATTGATATTTAGCAGCTGGAATTAAAAAATGTCATTGAACCTTGTAAGAGGCTGTAATCTGAATCAGTAATTTATAGTCACTGATGCGACAAAGAGATAGTAAATACGAAActaagacttgaattgtaaatcTGATAGATGAAAAGCAAACCTCAAACTGTAAAAACTAATGCCAATTATATGCACTTGCCAAATTATGGCTGAAAGTTCCTACATTTTCCTCTTATATGAAACAGCCAAGTTCAGCACCTGCCAATTTTTTATATAACTACTATGGTGTTGGGCCAACTTGTGCACTCGATTATTCCACCCGGTACCTATTACCTCCCACCAGCTCAGGTGACCACTAGGTCATACCTTTGGGTGCCTTGGCACCGTGCTACTTCTACATCAACATTTTTGTAATTAGTGGTATACCTACCAACCACATAGATTAAACCCATAAATGAAATTATTATATACTAAAAGAGAAACCAACAATACCCCTAAATGTAATGAGTCTTGAATAAATCAAGCTTCCATCCATTAGAAGCACAATAGTCCAAGTTTAGCCGAATCATGACATGTGTAATACAAGTCAATGCATATCCCAAGGACCTATCTATGGGTTCTCGGCAATTTCACAGTCAAAGAAGCTACCAAACTCAaacatatactccctccgttccagtttatgtgaacctatttcctttttggtccgttgcaaaaagaatgactcctctctaaatttgaaaacaatttagcttaaacttacaattctacccttaatgagaagcttttataaccacacaaatactatgggcccctttttgacttgtttaggaccacaaattccaaaagtgttcattttttcttaaactgcgtgcccagtcaaataggttcacgtaAATTGGAACGGATGGAGTAACTCTTTTCAGGGAAAAAATACAAAGTGAAATGCATTAAGTTGCAGTTGTCTCAGCAGTCTGTATGCTTCACAGGAAACACTGAAATACTCCTGATAGGAGCTGGTAAATAGCATTTCTTTGAATTAATCATGAATGCTAACCTGATCCCGGTTAAGCTTAAGTAGGGCCTGCTTAGGGCTAATATGTTGggcctgaaaaggaaaaaaaattgagGAGCGGaataataaaagggaaaaaaagaatgAGAATGATTGATAAAAGAACCAGCTTGATGAAATCATCAAACCAAAAAATCAACT includes these proteins:
- the LOC107765249 gene encoding uncharacterized protein LOC107765249 isoform X2 gives rise to the protein MVELTVFQNNKTQILSDDRKGILDQIFKSRIPPQYEKHCCRFLKQDDLLAYEARKKVCTSDFTNFNYLTIDIQNLRSEVYITALSLPPSCYLSISVIFPLERKWKEKIVSLNDWSSFQIRRVDPTLDMEPDEGDDYIHLQDHGLPHGETRRFWIHSMSHTRDHPRSSSTSMQPWSFEEELC
- the LOC107765249 gene encoding uncharacterized protein LOC107765249 isoform X1 yields the protein MVELTVFQNNKTQILSDDRKGILDQIFKSRIPPQYEKHCCRFLKQDDLLAYEARKKVCTSDFTNFNYLTIDIQNLRSEVYITALSLPPSCYLSISVIFPLERKWKEKIVSLNDWSSFQIRRVDPTLDMEPDEGDDYIHLQDHGLPHGETRRFWIHSMSHTRDHPRSSSTSMQPWSFEEELYMLNWMVHGLLLKHSPGQTG
- the LOC107765249 gene encoding uncharacterized protein LOC107765249 isoform X4, whose translation is MVELTVFQNNKTQILSDDRKGILDQIFKSRIPPQYEKHCCRFLKQDDLLAYEARKKIRRVDPTLDMEPDEGDDYIHLQDHGLPHGETRRFWIHSMSHTRDHPRSSSTSMQPWSFEEELC
- the LOC107765249 gene encoding uncharacterized protein LOC107765249 isoform X3, whose product is MVELTVFQNNKTQILSDDRKGILDQIFKSRIPPQYEKHCCRFLKQDDLLAYEARKKIRRVDPTLDMEPDEGDDYIHLQDHGLPHGETRRFWIHSMSHTRDHPRSSSTSMQPWSFEEELYMLNWMVHGLLLKHSPGQTG